The following proteins are co-located in the bacterium genome:
- a CDS encoding 2-hydroxyglutaryl-CoA dehydratase: MRQLLGIDLGSRSVKMGIVTEEQMQFYIYNTSLFFSEMGNSSTEGFILDKTKLGIEEDISVFATGYGRHALNIADATVIPEIQAHARGAIEQTGLSDFALIDLGGQDSKIIWIEDSQVTDFYMNDRCAASAGRYVENMAAVIGMDLDEISQYYENPEKLSSTCAVFGESEIVAKLASGVDKKRLAAGINLQIVKKFASKLESRFLDRIVLVGGVAKNSAISRLLSSQFCLPVIIPKFPQFNAVIGLLSREYNNS; encoded by the coding sequence ATGAGGCAATTACTCGGTATAGATTTAGGTTCGCGTTCGGTTAAAATGGGGATTGTAACCGAAGAACAAATGCAATTTTATATTTATAATACCTCGCTTTTTTTCTCGGAAATGGGAAATTCTTCGACCGAAGGTTTTATTCTCGATAAGACCAAACTTGGTATTGAGGAGGACATTTCTGTTTTTGCAACTGGTTATGGGCGTCACGCACTGAACATAGCGGATGCTACTGTGATCCCGGAGATACAAGCGCATGCGCGTGGTGCGATAGAGCAGACCGGTCTATCGGATTTTGCGCTTATAGATCTTGGAGGGCAAGATAGTAAGATCATTTGGATCGAAGACTCGCAGGTAACAGATTTTTACATGAACGACCGCTGTGCAGCTAGTGCAGGGCGTTATGTCGAAAATATGGCAGCAGTTATCGGAATGGACTTGGATGAGATTTCACAATATTATGAAAATCCGGAGAAGCTGAGCTCTACATGCGCGGTTTTTGGGGAAAGCGAGATAGTGGCAAAACTGGCCAGTGGAGTCGATAAGAAGAGGCTAGCCGCTGGAATCAATTTGCAGATTGTAAAAAAATTCGCCAGCAAACTCGAATCGCGTTTTCTAGATAGAATAGTGCTTGTTGGAGGAGTTGCCAAAAATTCGGCTATTTCTAGACTTCTCTCGTCTCAGTTTTGTTTACCGGTTATCATTCCAAAATTCCCACAATTCAATGCTGTTATAGGTCTTCTGAGCCGAGAATATAATAATAGCTAG